The following coding sequences lie in one Stenotrophomonas rhizophila genomic window:
- a CDS encoding GGDEF domain-containing protein, with protein MAAVLAALYIVCHGLALVLLPGHAQAVSFSFLIGAPVLAALACLWRMLHSQARVGWLALSAGMLLWVGGMALNMYQEIGLGTPDATPGVSMLLYVLYGVPLTFAMAHPRYEPWYLVVIDGALALLLGYLFFVHTFSFATMSDAPEQGINSLRLMFDIENLFIAAFALVRYLASEDASRRIFFRALTAFAWVYMGVAAYINHVATEASYGGLTDLIIDIPFLLLACLALRRGDAVAMDARRRLALAVRAGSPLILPAALLVVSALMVEAHPHLAVVGFALATLGSGLRGVVMQVRAMERQDQLNVLARVDALTGVANRRQFDQVLQAEWSRARRSGQGMALLMVDIDHFKEFNDRFGHPLGDACLRAVATALSGCATRGTDVVARYGGEEFAVVVSGTTRDGALALAETMRLAVERLRLATADPIGSVGVTISIGMAHVAQVTSADPIALLAATDAALYEAKRAGRNRVVEGRLPEAHAQP; from the coding sequence ATGGCAGCTGTGTTGGCGGCGTTGTACATCGTGTGCCACGGATTGGCCCTGGTGCTGTTGCCGGGCCATGCGCAGGCGGTGTCGTTCTCGTTCCTGATCGGTGCGCCGGTGTTGGCCGCCCTGGCTTGTCTGTGGCGGATGCTGCACAGCCAGGCGCGGGTGGGGTGGCTGGCCTTGAGCGCCGGCATGCTGCTGTGGGTCGGTGGCATGGCGCTGAACATGTACCAGGAAATCGGCCTGGGCACGCCCGATGCAACCCCCGGGGTGAGCATGCTGTTGTACGTGCTGTACGGGGTGCCGTTGACGTTTGCGATGGCCCATCCGCGTTACGAGCCGTGGTACCTGGTGGTCATCGACGGCGCGCTGGCCCTGCTGCTGGGCTATCTGTTCTTCGTGCACACCTTCTCGTTCGCCACGATGAGCGATGCCCCCGAGCAGGGCATCAACAGCCTGCGCCTGATGTTCGACATCGAAAACCTGTTCATCGCCGCCTTCGCGCTGGTGCGCTACCTGGCCAGCGAGGACGCATCGCGGCGCATCTTCTTCCGCGCCCTGACCGCCTTCGCCTGGGTGTACATGGGCGTGGCAGCCTACATCAACCATGTCGCCACCGAGGCCAGTTACGGTGGCCTGACCGATCTGATCATCGACATTCCGTTCCTGCTGTTGGCTTGCCTGGCGCTGCGCCGTGGCGACGCGGTGGCCATGGACGCGCGGCGACGCCTGGCCCTGGCGGTGCGTGCCGGCAGCCCGTTGATCCTGCCGGCGGCCTTGCTGGTGGTGTCGGCCTTGATGGTGGAGGCACACCCGCACCTGGCCGTGGTCGGCTTCGCGCTGGCCACGCTGGGATCGGGCCTGCGCGGGGTGGTGATGCAGGTGCGCGCGATGGAACGCCAGGATCAGTTGAACGTGCTGGCGCGGGTGGATGCACTGACCGGTGTGGCCAACCGCCGCCAGTTCGATCAGGTGCTGCAGGCGGAGTGGAGCCGCGCGCGACGCAGCGGCCAGGGCATGGCGTTGCTGATGGTGGACATCGATCATTTCAAGGAATTCAACGACCGCTTCGGCCACCCGCTGGGCGACGCCTGCCTGCGTGCCGTGGCCACCGCGCTGTCCGGATGCGCTACCCGTGGCACCGACGTGGTGGCCCGCTACGGCGGCGAGGAGTTTGCGGTGGTGGTGTCAGGTACCACCCGCGACGGCGCGCTGGCCCTGGCCGAGACCATGCGCCTGGCGGTGGAGCGGTTGCGGCTGGCCACCGCCGATCCGATCGGCAGCGTGGGTGTCACCATCAGCATCGGGATGGCGCACGTGGCGCAGGTAACCTCGGCCGACCCCATCGCGTTGCTGGCCGCTACCGATGCCGCGTTGTACGAGGCCAAGCGCGCCGGCCGCAATCGCGTGGTGGAAGGTCGGCTGCCCGAGGCGCACGCTCAACCGTAG
- a CDS encoding universal stress protein, producing the protein MFTSILVAIDGGPQHAQVLALAGSLATPHTRLHLLCVLDPAFALADDAPRADRTEYAAADAQRQQAVHLLTTALDQLRERGIDGVASHPAGEPAQVLCDYAREHDCDLIVIGHRHLSRMERLFERSVGQWTIDHAPCPVLVEVRDAGP; encoded by the coding sequence ATGTTCACCTCCATCCTGGTCGCCATCGACGGCGGCCCCCAGCACGCCCAGGTGCTGGCACTGGCCGGGTCGCTGGCCACCCCGCACACCCGCCTGCACCTGCTGTGCGTACTGGACCCGGCCTTTGCGCTGGCCGACGATGCCCCGCGCGCCGATCGCACCGAGTACGCGGCCGCCGACGCCCAGCGCCAGCAGGCCGTGCACCTGCTGACCACCGCGCTGGACCAGCTGCGCGAGCGCGGCATCGATGGCGTGGCCAGCCACCCGGCCGGGGAACCGGCCCAGGTCCTGTGCGATTACGCCCGCGAGCACGACTGCGACCTGATTGTCATCGGCCACCGGCATCTTTCCCGGATGGAGCGCTTGTTTGAACGCTCCGTCGGCCAATGGACCATCGACCACGCCCCGTGCCCGGTGCTGGTCGAGGTCCGCGACGCCGGTCCCTGA
- a CDS encoding LysR family transcriptional regulator, protein MPDLNLLLALDVLIEEGSVVGAARRMNLSAPAMSRTLGRIREAVGDPVLVRSGRGLAPTPRALQLREQVREVIEQAHLVFNAGREVDMLTLERTFSIRANDVFVGTYGGRMRELFQSQAPRAVLRFVPEGDGDDDAMQQGRIDLHISTAGKHGADTKVQNLFSTSFFGAAREDHPLFADEITVQRFVAYDHIAVSRRGRAHGPIDDYLTTQGLQRRVAQIMPTFHSAIFAAADSDLILPQMPSVMLGRLERLGVPLRLFELPIPVSTAVVVQAWHPRLDSDLAHRWLRRSIKALCDAQSGLA, encoded by the coding sequence ATGCCTGACCTGAACCTGCTGCTTGCCTTGGACGTGCTGATCGAGGAGGGCAGCGTGGTCGGCGCTGCGCGGCGGATGAACCTGAGCGCGCCGGCGATGAGCCGCACCCTGGGGCGCATCCGCGAGGCGGTGGGCGACCCGGTGCTGGTGCGCTCGGGCCGGGGGCTGGCGCCCACCCCGCGCGCGCTGCAACTGCGCGAGCAGGTGCGCGAGGTGATCGAACAGGCGCACCTGGTGTTCAACGCCGGCCGCGAGGTCGACATGCTGACCCTGGAGCGCACCTTCAGCATCCGCGCCAACGATGTGTTCGTGGGTACCTACGGCGGCCGCATGCGCGAGTTGTTCCAGTCCCAGGCACCGCGCGCAGTGCTGCGCTTCGTGCCCGAAGGCGACGGCGATGACGATGCCATGCAGCAGGGCCGCATCGACCTGCACATCAGCACCGCCGGCAAGCACGGTGCCGACACCAAGGTGCAGAACCTGTTCAGTACCTCCTTCTTCGGGGCCGCGCGCGAGGACCACCCGCTGTTCGCCGACGAGATCACCGTGCAGCGGTTCGTCGCCTACGACCACATCGCGGTGTCGCGGCGCGGGCGCGCGCATGGGCCGATCGACGATTACCTGACCACGCAGGGCCTGCAGCGCCGGGTGGCGCAGATCATGCCCACCTTCCATTCGGCGATCTTCGCCGCGGCCGATTCGGACCTGATCCTGCCGCAGATGCCGAGCGTGATGCTGGGGCGGCTGGAACGTCTGGGGGTGCCGCTGCGCCTGTTCGAGCTGCCGATTCCGGTCAGCACCGCCGTTGTGGTGCAGGCATGGCACCCACGCCTGGACAGCGATCTGGCGCATCGTTGGCTGCGCCGCAGCATCAAAGCCCTGTGTGACGCACAGTCAGGCCTGGCTTGA
- a CDS encoding MFS transporter, whose amino-acid sequence MNALSAPVPAAAAPAAPAAPASPPQAVLSPRLAVGLCGVLLAVLISGINENVTKVALADIRGAMGFSVDAGSWIVAVYTAMSVSAMAFAPWCAVTFSLRRFAMCMIGAFMLLGVLCPLAPDLPSFLILRALQGLAGGALPPLLMSVALRFLPPGIKLYGLAGYALTATFGPSLGTPMAALWVEYVGWHWAFWQIVPWCVAAIAMVGWGLPQDPLRLERFAQFNGLGLALGLPALVMLVLGLVQGPRLDWFASPLICTLLGGGSGLLVLFFYNEWSHPLPFFKLQLLANRNLSYALITLGGVLFVLLAVILIPSSFLAQVQGYRPLQTAPLMLWVAIPQLLALPLVATLLNQRRVDCRWVQATGLALLALACWLGSHLGTDWNRDNFVLLQLVQILAQPMAVLPLLLLATGSLAPADGPFASAWFNTVKGFAAVLAGGVLEAVTTARNHLHSTVLVDRLGNAPWLDAAASPSLGARLHAQVVALTAADLYLLVAVVAVALIALIPWLPTRIFPPRAVA is encoded by the coding sequence ATGAATGCGCTGAGCGCACCCGTGCCGGCCGCCGCTGCACCTGCCGCACCTGCCGCCCCGGCGTCGCCGCCGCAGGCCGTGCTGAGCCCGCGCCTGGCGGTCGGCCTGTGCGGCGTGCTGCTGGCGGTGCTGATCTCGGGCATCAACGAAAACGTCACCAAGGTCGCGCTGGCCGACATTCGCGGTGCGATGGGTTTCAGCGTCGATGCGGGCAGCTGGATCGTGGCGGTGTACACGGCGATGTCGGTCAGCGCGATGGCGTTCGCGCCGTGGTGTGCGGTGACGTTCTCGCTGCGTCGCTTTGCGATGTGCATGATCGGTGCGTTCATGCTGCTGGGCGTGCTCTGCCCGCTGGCGCCGGACCTGCCTTCTTTCCTGATCCTGCGCGCGCTGCAGGGCCTGGCCGGTGGCGCGTTGCCGCCGCTGCTGATGAGCGTGGCGCTGCGCTTCCTGCCGCCGGGCATCAAGTTGTACGGGCTGGCCGGCTATGCCCTCACCGCCACGTTCGGGCCCAGCCTGGGCACGCCGATGGCGGCGCTGTGGGTGGAATACGTGGGCTGGCACTGGGCCTTCTGGCAGATCGTGCCGTGGTGCGTCGCGGCCATCGCCATGGTCGGCTGGGGCCTGCCGCAGGATCCGCTGCGGCTGGAACGCTTTGCACAGTTCAACGGGTTGGGCCTGGCGTTGGGCCTGCCGGCGCTGGTGATGCTGGTGCTGGGCCTGGTGCAGGGGCCACGGCTGGACTGGTTCGCCTCGCCGCTGATCTGCACGCTGCTCGGCGGCGGCAGTGGCCTGCTCGTGCTGTTTTTCTACAACGAATGGTCGCACCCGCTGCCGTTCTTCAAGCTGCAGCTGCTGGCCAACCGCAACCTCAGCTACGCGCTGATCACCCTGGGCGGGGTGCTGTTCGTGCTGCTGGCGGTGATCCTGATTCCGTCCAGCTTCCTGGCCCAGGTGCAGGGCTACCGGCCGCTGCAGACCGCGCCGCTGATGCTGTGGGTGGCCATTCCACAGCTGCTGGCACTGCCGTTGGTGGCCACGCTGCTCAACCAGCGCCGGGTGGACTGCCGCTGGGTGCAGGCGACCGGGCTGGCGTTGCTGGCGCTGGCCTGTTGGCTGGGCAGCCACCTGGGCACCGACTGGAACCGCGACAACTTCGTGCTGCTGCAACTGGTGCAGATTCTTGCCCAGCCGATGGCGGTGCTGCCGCTGTTGCTGCTGGCCACCGGCAGCCTGGCGCCGGCCGATGGCCCGTTCGCATCGGCCTGGTTCAACACGGTCAAGGGCTTTGCCGCGGTGCTGGCCGGGGGCGTGCTTGAGGCGGTGACCACCGCGCGCAACCACCTGCATTCCACCGTGCTGGTGGACCGCCTGGGCAACGCGCCGTGGCTGGACGCTGCCGCCTCGCCGTCGCTGGGCGCGCGCCTGCATGCGCAGGTGGTCGCACTCACCGCCGCCGATCTCTACCTGCTGGTTGCCGTGGTCGCCGTCGCGTTGATCGCGCTGATTCCATGGCTGCCCACCCGCATCTTCCCGCCACGCGCCGTGGCTTGA
- a CDS encoding HlyD family secretion protein: MSDTRKHVPFVIAAGVLVLAVGGWLLLRDGRHQRTNNAYVTADFTVVAPKVAGFVSEVRVADNQPVKAGDVLARIDDRDYQVALTAARADLANARAQLANAQAALAQQDSLIDQARATLDVSQSELTLAQADQQRYGALARDGAGTVQNAQQAQSRQAVASAHLHQGRAALLTARQRTGILSAGVQAAQAAVQRAEAAQARAELDLSHTELRAPIDGVVGRRAIRVGAYLTPGTAVLAVVPLQQAFVVANFQETQLTRMRAGQAVDLQVDMFPGQPLHGHIDSIAPATGVTFAAVAPENATGNFTKVVQRVPVKILLDKDQPLLGQLRAGMSVEASVDLDSGHRGLEGAGA, from the coding sequence ATGAGCGACACCCGAAAACACGTTCCCTTCGTCATCGCCGCAGGCGTGCTGGTACTTGCCGTCGGCGGCTGGCTGCTGCTGCGCGACGGCCGCCACCAGCGCACCAACAATGCCTACGTCACCGCTGACTTCACTGTGGTGGCGCCCAAGGTGGCCGGCTTCGTCAGCGAGGTGCGCGTGGCCGACAACCAACCGGTGAAGGCCGGCGACGTGCTGGCCCGCATCGATGACCGCGACTACCAGGTGGCCCTGACCGCCGCGCGTGCCGACCTGGCCAATGCGCGTGCGCAGCTGGCCAATGCGCAGGCCGCGCTGGCCCAGCAGGATTCGCTGATCGACCAGGCGCGCGCCACGCTGGATGTGAGCCAGTCCGAACTGACCCTGGCCCAGGCCGACCAGCAGCGCTACGGTGCGCTGGCCCGCGACGGCGCCGGCACCGTGCAGAACGCGCAGCAGGCCCAGTCGCGCCAGGCCGTGGCCAGCGCGCACCTGCACCAGGGCCGGGCGGCGCTGCTTACCGCACGCCAACGCACCGGCATTCTCAGCGCCGGCGTGCAGGCCGCACAGGCGGCGGTGCAACGCGCCGAAGCGGCGCAGGCGCGGGCCGAACTGGACCTGTCGCACACCGAACTGCGCGCGCCGATCGACGGTGTGGTCGGCCGTCGCGCGATCCGCGTGGGCGCCTATCTCACCCCGGGCACGGCGGTGCTGGCGGTGGTGCCGCTGCAGCAGGCGTTCGTGGTGGCCAACTTCCAGGAAACCCAGCTCACCCGCATGCGCGCGGGGCAGGCGGTGGACCTGCAGGTGGATATGTTCCCCGGCCAGCCGCTGCATGGCCACATCGACAGCATCGCCCCGGCCACGGGCGTGACCTTCGCGGCGGTGGCCCCTGAAAACGCCACCGGCAACTTCACCAAGGTGGTGCAGCGGGTGCCGGTCAAGATCCTGCTGGACAAGGACCAGCCGTTGCTCGGCCAGCTGCGTGCGGGCATGTCGGTGGAGGCCAGCGTCGACCTGGACAGCGGGCATCGCGGCCTTGAAGGAGCGGGCGCATGA
- a CDS encoding efflux transporter outer membrane subunit, translating into MTGKVTWRALPLGVLCAALTACTLGPDFVRPTAQLPAGWQGAAVSADALASDAQWWAGFEDPTLAALAAQALQANLDIQLAANRVQQSRAARGVVAADRVPSVSATASGVRARNSEVGLNDPSGNGGREDYGLFQAGIGMSWELDLWGRVRRQVEAADARIEIAAEDAHAMQTAVLAETARDYLQLRATRQLLAITEDNLRIARDIARLTRVRQRQGVASSLQVASAAAQVAALEARLAPLRHRDAQLRNALAMLLAQPPQALDARLADIRRDWPVLPAMATGLPSELAERRPDIRRAEAALHAATASIGVAKASFLPRITLNGDIGYQAQQLDDLDGWNAHRFSIGPAISLPIFQGGRLKANLAVSRLQQQQAALQFQRTVLQAWHEVDDAIDGYAAEQQRGTALQVAVDQSERALDAARRQYQAGVVDMLDVLTTQRIALDNQAALANSQATAAMARVDLYRALGGGWHDTR; encoded by the coding sequence ATGACCGGCAAAGTAACCTGGCGCGCGCTTCCGCTGGGCGTGCTCTGTGCGGCGTTGACGGCCTGCACCCTGGGCCCCGACTTTGTGCGCCCGACCGCGCAGCTGCCCGCCGGCTGGCAGGGCGCTGCGGTCAGCGCGGACGCCCTGGCCAGCGATGCACAGTGGTGGGCCGGCTTCGAGGATCCCACCCTGGCCGCGTTGGCCGCGCAGGCGCTGCAGGCCAACCTGGACATCCAGCTGGCCGCCAACCGCGTGCAGCAGAGCCGTGCCGCGCGCGGCGTCGTCGCGGCCGACCGCGTTCCCAGCGTCAGTGCCACCGCCAGCGGCGTACGGGCACGCAACAGCGAAGTGGGCCTCAACGATCCGTCCGGCAACGGCGGGCGGGAGGATTACGGCCTGTTCCAGGCTGGTATCGGCATGAGCTGGGAGCTGGACCTGTGGGGCCGCGTGCGGCGCCAGGTGGAGGCAGCCGACGCGCGCATCGAGATCGCCGCTGAGGACGCCCATGCGATGCAGACCGCGGTGTTGGCCGAAACCGCGCGCGACTACCTGCAGCTGCGCGCGACCCGCCAGCTGCTGGCCATCACCGAGGACAACCTGCGCATCGCGCGCGACATCGCGCGGTTGACCCGCGTGCGCCAACGCCAAGGCGTGGCCAGCAGCCTGCAGGTGGCCAGTGCCGCGGCCCAGGTAGCGGCGCTGGAGGCGCGCCTGGCACCGCTGCGCCATCGCGATGCGCAGTTGCGCAATGCCTTGGCGATGCTGCTGGCCCAACCCCCGCAGGCGCTGGATGCCCGCTTGGCCGACATCCGCCGCGACTGGCCGGTGTTGCCCGCGATGGCCACCGGGCTACCCAGCGAACTGGCCGAGCGCCGCCCGGACATCCGGCGCGCCGAAGCGGCCCTGCATGCGGCCACCGCCTCCATCGGCGTGGCCAAGGCCAGCTTCCTGCCGCGCATCACCCTCAACGGCGACATCGGCTACCAGGCGCAGCAGCTGGACGATCTGGACGGCTGGAACGCGCATCGCTTCAGCATCGGGCCGGCGATCAGCCTGCCGATCTTCCAGGGTGGCCGACTCAAGGCCAACCTCGCCGTGAGCCGGCTGCAGCAGCAACAGGCGGCGCTCCAGTTCCAGCGCACCGTGCTGCAGGCCTGGCATGAAGTGGATGATGCGATCGACGGCTACGCCGCCGAGCAGCAACGCGGTACCGCGCTGCAGGTGGCGGTGGACCAGAGCGAACGCGCGCTGGACGCGGCGCGGCGCCAGTACCAGGCGGGCGTGGTCGACATGCTGGACGTGCTCACCACCCAGCGCATCGCGCTGGACAACCAAGCGGCCTTGGCCAACAGCCAGGCCACCGCGGCCATGGCGCGGGTGGATCTGTACCGCGCGCTGGGCGGCGGCTGGCACGACACCCGGTAG
- a CDS encoding DegV family protein, giving the protein MRIGIVVDSACDLPQDFIEQHNIVLLPITVRIGEAVLADHRDEQATLSFLHAHVAEHGAEAETIPFSVTQIRDLFLGKLVIDYDHVFCMTITKTRSPIHDNAMQASFAILNDYKPVRQAAGFNSPFALRVLDTQNLFAAQGVTAVEAVRLRESGASVQQIRERLEMLAQNVHGYMVTRDLYYMRARARHKGDRSVGLLSAALGSALDIKPVLHGYRGETGPVAKIKGFDNAVQKLFDFVGQRVKAGLMTPTVCVSYGGELADLQALPGYASLRQTCEAHGVQMFEAVMSLTGMVNVGKGALTVGFADGPHTFSA; this is encoded by the coding sequence ATGCGCATCGGAATCGTCGTCGACTCTGCCTGCGATTTGCCGCAGGACTTCATTGAACAACACAACATCGTGCTGCTGCCGATCACGGTGCGCATCGGCGAAGCCGTGCTTGCCGACCACCGCGACGAGCAGGCCACGCTCAGTTTCCTGCACGCCCATGTAGCCGAACACGGCGCCGAAGCGGAGACGATTCCGTTCAGCGTCACCCAGATCCGCGACCTGTTCCTGGGCAAGCTGGTGATCGATTACGACCATGTGTTCTGCATGACGATCACCAAGACCCGCAGCCCCATCCACGACAACGCGATGCAGGCGAGCTTCGCGATCCTCAACGACTACAAGCCGGTGCGCCAGGCGGCAGGCTTCAACTCGCCCTTCGCGCTGCGGGTGCTGGATACCCAGAACCTGTTCGCCGCCCAGGGCGTGACCGCGGTGGAAGCGGTGCGCCTGCGCGAGAGCGGGGCCAGCGTGCAGCAGATCCGCGAGCGGCTGGAAATGCTGGCGCAGAACGTGCACGGCTACATGGTCACCCGCGACCTGTACTACATGCGCGCCCGCGCACGCCACAAGGGGGACCGCAGCGTGGGCCTGCTCAGCGCGGCGCTGGGCAGTGCACTGGACATCAAGCCGGTGCTGCACGGGTACCGCGGTGAGACCGGCCCGGTGGCCAAGATCAAGGGCTTCGACAACGCGGTACAGAAGCTGTTCGACTTCGTCGGCCAGCGGGTCAAGGCCGGGCTGATGACCCCCACCGTGTGCGTCAGTTATGGCGGCGAGCTGGCCGACCTGCAGGCGCTGCCGGGCTATGCCAGCCTGCGCCAGACCTGCGAGGCGCACGGCGTGCAGATGTTCGAAGCGGTGATGAGCCTGACCGGCATGGTCAACGTGGGCAAGGGCGCACTCACGGTGGGGTTTGCCGACGGGCCGCATACCTTCAGCGCGTAG
- a CDS encoding 2-hydroxychromene-2-carboxylate isomerase gives MALRWYFDFVSPFAYLHWQQLKTLPQFERITPVPIAFGAVLHHLGNLGPAEIPAKRRFTYRQVLWQAQQQGVPLRFPPGHPFNPLAALRLCLAAGATPASVDILFNWIWRDGHAADSAAALALPGAMLDVAHVAEAISAPDVKEQLRRNTDAAIAAGVFGVPTLSIDGELYWGNDAHALMQAVLADPDTVQGGEWDRVDTLPVAVQRSR, from the coding sequence ATGGCGCTGCGCTGGTATTTCGATTTCGTCTCGCCCTTCGCCTACCTGCACTGGCAGCAGCTCAAGACCCTGCCGCAGTTCGAGCGGATCACCCCGGTGCCGATCGCCTTCGGGGCGGTGCTGCACCACCTGGGCAACCTGGGCCCGGCCGAGATTCCGGCCAAACGCCGCTTCACCTACCGCCAGGTGCTGTGGCAGGCGCAGCAGCAGGGTGTGCCGCTGCGCTTCCCGCCCGGGCACCCGTTCAACCCGCTGGCCGCACTGCGGCTGTGCCTGGCCGCCGGTGCCACCCCGGCGTCGGTGGACATCCTGTTCAACTGGATCTGGCGCGACGGCCACGCCGCCGACAGTGCCGCGGCCCTGGCCCTGCCGGGCGCCATGCTGGACGTGGCCCATGTGGCCGAGGCGATCAGCGCGCCCGACGTCAAGGAGCAGCTGCGGCGCAATACCGATGCGGCCATCGCCGCCGGGGTGTTCGGGGTACCCACCCTGTCCATCGACGGCGAGCTGTACTGGGGCAACGACGCCCACGCGCTGATGCAGGCCGTGCTGGCCGATCCCGACACGGTCCAGGGCGGCGAGTGGGACCGGGTGGATACCCTGCCGGTGGCGGTCCAGCGCAGCCGTTGA
- a CDS encoding amidohydrolase family protein: MSRVVLLPARCRAWLGTTALLMLAALPVHAQDLLVRNATVHTASARGSLEHTDVLVQGGIIRAVGAGLVAPAGVSVVEAAGKPLTPALFGGITDIGIEEISGESATVDSTLKLDDQPLRPEFDVSLAFNPASVLIPVARLDGIGFTALGANSGGGFIAGQGGVMRLDGSADPIGPLALYIRLGAAGAELTGNSRAAQWMLLEQMVSEARGRVPADSPHALLTPAGRATLARYLAGQGRLVVQVDRAADIRQLLRWAGRENVKIAIAGGTEAWRLAPQLAQANVPVFVDALGNLPSSFDQLGATLENAARLRAAGVQVSFAQRDDASHNARKMRQLAGNAVANGLPWQDGLAGLTRVPAQVLGVGDRIGSIEVGKLADLVLWEGDPLDVGHYAEQVWLGGRAMPMRSRQTELRDRYMTPASAEPRAYSR, from the coding sequence ATGAGCCGGGTTGTGCTCCTTCCCGCGCGTTGCCGGGCGTGGCTCGGCACGACCGCGCTGCTGATGCTGGCCGCGTTGCCCGTGCACGCGCAGGACCTGCTGGTGCGCAACGCCACGGTGCATACCGCCAGCGCGCGCGGCAGCCTGGAACACACCGACGTGCTGGTCCAGGGCGGCATCATCCGCGCGGTCGGCGCCGGCCTGGTCGCACCGGCCGGCGTCAGCGTGGTCGAGGCGGCGGGCAAGCCGCTGACCCCGGCCCTGTTCGGCGGCATCACCGACATCGGCATCGAAGAGATCTCAGGCGAGTCGGCCACGGTGGACAGCACGTTGAAGCTGGACGACCAGCCGCTGCGCCCCGAATTCGACGTCAGCCTGGCCTTCAACCCGGCGTCGGTGTTGATTCCGGTGGCACGGCTGGATGGCATCGGCTTCACCGCCTTGGGCGCCAACAGCGGCGGCGGCTTCATCGCCGGCCAGGGCGGGGTGATGCGGCTGGACGGCAGCGCCGACCCGATCGGGCCGCTGGCGCTGTATATCCGGCTGGGCGCGGCGGGGGCGGAACTGACCGGCAACTCGCGCGCGGCGCAGTGGATGCTGCTGGAGCAGATGGTCAGCGAAGCGCGCGGGCGCGTGCCCGCCGATTCCCCGCATGCCCTGCTCACCCCCGCCGGGCGCGCCACGCTGGCACGTTACCTGGCCGGGCAAGGCCGGCTGGTGGTGCAGGTGGACCGCGCCGCTGACATCCGCCAGCTGCTGCGCTGGGCCGGCCGCGAGAACGTGAAGATCGCCATTGCCGGCGGTACCGAGGCCTGGCGCCTGGCCCCGCAGCTGGCGCAGGCCAACGTGCCGGTGTTCGTGGATGCACTGGGCAACCTGCCCAGCAGTTTCGACCAGCTCGGTGCCACGCTGGAAAACGCCGCGCGGCTGCGTGCCGCCGGGGTGCAGGTCAGCTTCGCCCAGCGCGACGATGCCTCGCACAACGCACGCAAGATGCGCCAGCTGGCCGGCAATGCCGTGGCCAACGGCCTGCCCTGGCAGGACGGTCTGGCCGGGCTGACCCGGGTGCCGGCGCAGGTGCTGGGCGTGGGCGATCGCATCGGCAGCATCGAGGTGGGCAAGCTGGCCGACCTGGTGCTGTGGGAAGGCGACCCCCTCGATGTGGGCCACTATGCCGAGCAGGTCTGGCTGGGCGGCCGCGCCATGCCGATGCGCTCGCGGCAGACCGAGCTGCGCGACCGCTACATGACGCCAGCGTCGGCCGAACCGCGCGCATACTCACGCTGA